A single genomic interval of Cervus elaphus chromosome 26, mCerEla1.1, whole genome shotgun sequence harbors:
- the LOC122684459 gene encoding UL16-binding protein 2-like isoform X1: MGGSKSSLAFLVLLLIVLLSGTSSDAHSLSYNFTINPQPRPGQPWCEVQGEVDQKVFVSCDCGTAEIKYLSPLGEEVKSMNAWETQAGTLRDIGDLLKEHVSDVTPERYTDKVGSGPLTLQARMTCWSKHNGHINGSWQFGFNGKLSLLFDSENGHWKVVHPGGRWMKEKWEKDRTVTDFFKKVSMGDCQLWYQAFLERWERMLKTTGSITDHGPPYSPVLGPSHQSSHLDPPGPHHNCLPGLSPFQEQETVLPGSPTGALSAFLLLFTLDPGDQTPWILSLFSGYDNTVDASSHELYHI, translated from the exons ATGGGTGGCTCCAAGAGCAGTCTTGCCTTCCTCGTTTTGCTTCTGATTGTCTTGTTGAGCGGGACGTCCAGCG ACGCTCATTCTCTTTCCTATAATTTCACCATCAATCCTCAGCCCAGACCTGGTCAGCCATGGTGTGAGGTTCAAGGCGAAGTGGATCAAAAGGTGTTTGTCTCCTGTGACTGTGGTACAGCTGAGATCAAGTACTTGAGTCCCTTGGGAGAGGAAGTGAAAAGTATGAACGCCTGGGAAACACAGGCTGGCACACTGAGGGACATTGGAGACTTGCTCAAGGAGCACGTGTCTGACGTTACACCGGAGAGATACACAGACAAGG tgGGGTCAGGCCCTCTGACCCTGCAGGCCAGGATGACGTGCTGGAGTAAACACAACGGACACATCAATGGATCCTGGCAGTTTGGCTTCAATGGAAAACTGTCCCTCCTCTTTGATTCAGAGAATGGACATTGGAAAGTGGTTCATCCTGGAGGGAGATGGATGAAAGAGAAGTGGGAGAAAGATAGAACTGTTACTGACTTCTTCAAGAAGGTCTCCATGGGAGACTGTCAGCTCTGGTATCAGGCTTTCTTGGAGCGCTGGGAGAGAATGTTGAAGACCACGGGTAG CATCACCGACCACGGGCCCCCCTACAGTCCAGTCCTCGGCCCCAGCCATCAATCAAGTCACCTGGATCCTCCTGGCCCTCACCATAACTGTCTTCCTGGTCTGAGTCCTTTCCAGGAACAG gAGACGGTGCTCCCAGGAAGCCCGACAGGTGCTCTGTCTGCCTTTCTTCTGCTCTTCACTTTAGATCCAGGAGATCAGACCCCATGGATCCTGAGTCTGTTCTCCGGTTACGATAACACAGTAGACGCATCATCTCATGAGCTTTATCACATTTGA
- the LOC122684459 gene encoding UL16-binding protein 1-like isoform X2 gives MGGSKSSLAFLVLLLIVLLSGTSSDAHSLSYNFTINPQPRPGQPWCEVQGEVDQKVFVSCDCGTAEIKYLSPLGEEVKSMNAWETQAGTLRDIGDLLKEHVSDVTPERYTDKVGSGPLTLQARMTCWSKHNGHINGSWQFGFNGKLSLLFDSENGHWKVVHPGGRWMKEKWEKDRTVTDFFKKVSMGDCQLWYQAFLERWERMLKTTASPTTGPPTVQSSAPAINQVTWILLALTITVFLV, from the exons ATGGGTGGCTCCAAGAGCAGTCTTGCCTTCCTCGTTTTGCTTCTGATTGTCTTGTTGAGCGGGACGTCCAGCG ACGCTCATTCTCTTTCCTATAATTTCACCATCAATCCTCAGCCCAGACCTGGTCAGCCATGGTGTGAGGTTCAAGGCGAAGTGGATCAAAAGGTGTTTGTCTCCTGTGACTGTGGTACAGCTGAGATCAAGTACTTGAGTCCCTTGGGAGAGGAAGTGAAAAGTATGAACGCCTGGGAAACACAGGCTGGCACACTGAGGGACATTGGAGACTTGCTCAAGGAGCACGTGTCTGACGTTACACCGGAGAGATACACAGACAAGG tgGGGTCAGGCCCTCTGACCCTGCAGGCCAGGATGACGTGCTGGAGTAAACACAACGGACACATCAATGGATCCTGGCAGTTTGGCTTCAATGGAAAACTGTCCCTCCTCTTTGATTCAGAGAATGGACATTGGAAAGTGGTTCATCCTGGAGGGAGATGGATGAAAGAGAAGTGGGAGAAAGATAGAACTGTTACTGACTTCTTCAAGAAGGTCTCCATGGGAGACTGTCAGCTCTGGTATCAGGCTTTCTTGGAGCGCTGGGAGAGAATGTTGAAGACCACGG CATCACCGACCACGGGCCCCCCTACAGTCCAGTCCTCGGCCCCAGCCATCAATCAAGTCACCTGGATCCTCCTGGCCCTCACCATAACTGTCTTCCTGGTCTGA